The following coding sequences lie in one Xanthomonas hyacinthi genomic window:
- the xdhC gene encoding xanthine dehydrogenase accessory protein XdhC, which produces MRADWSLHAEAALARGAAALITVLATAGSTPREAGTRMLVSADGSIGSIGGGVLEWRACALARALLAQPPGSWQVQDYTLGAAAAARCNGSCGQCAAHAQADDLLGQCCGGRVRLLLERLDPAHSDWLRQATLGRTLLTRLLPGTLEHRIGDAPAQALSLRAPAPLAGASLAMPIGPRRTPLYLFGAGHVGIAIARALHGLPFELWWSDPRADLAATAGAEHLHDPALLARAGAAPAEAMLLILTHDHALDYRLTAAALTGRAGFVGLIGSASKRARFLSRLRHDGLHDAAQARLTCPIGLPGIDGKAPAVIAVAVVAQLLLHASVLPAQRAGGAQQAGRAPQPGTPLAVAR; this is translated from the coding sequence ATGCGCGCTGACTGGAGCCTGCACGCCGAAGCGGCGCTGGCGCGCGGCGCGGCCGCGTTGATCACGGTGCTGGCCACCGCAGGCTCGACCCCGCGCGAGGCCGGTACGCGCATGCTGGTGAGTGCCGACGGCAGCATCGGCAGCATCGGCGGCGGCGTGCTCGAGTGGCGCGCCTGCGCGCTGGCGCGCGCGCTGCTGGCGCAGCCGCCGGGCAGCTGGCAGGTGCAGGACTACACCCTGGGCGCGGCTGCAGCGGCGCGCTGCAACGGCAGCTGTGGGCAATGCGCGGCGCACGCGCAGGCCGACGACCTGCTCGGCCAGTGCTGCGGCGGCCGCGTGCGCCTGCTGCTGGAACGGCTGGACCCGGCGCACAGCGACTGGCTGCGGCAGGCGACGCTGGGGCGCACCCTGCTGACCCGGCTGCTGCCGGGCACTCTCGAACACCGCATCGGCGATGCGCCGGCGCAAGCGCTGTCGCTGCGTGCGCCGGCGCCGCTGGCCGGCGCATCGCTGGCGATGCCGATCGGCCCGCGGCGCACCCCGCTGTACCTGTTCGGCGCCGGCCACGTCGGCATCGCCATCGCGCGCGCGCTGCACGGCCTGCCGTTCGAACTGTGGTGGTCCGATCCGCGTGCCGACCTGGCCGCTACCGCCGGCGCGGAGCATCTGCACGACCCCGCATTGCTAGCGCGTGCCGGCGCGGCGCCGGCAGAGGCGATGCTGCTGATCCTGACCCACGACCACGCGCTGGACTATCGGCTCACCGCCGCCGCGCTGACCGGCCGCGCCGGCTTCGTCGGCCTGATCGGCTCGGCCTCCAAGCGCGCGCGGTTCCTGTCGCGGCTGCGCCACGACGGCCTGCACGATGCTGCGCAGGCGCGGCTGACCTGCCCGATCGGCTTGCCCGGCATCGACGGCAAGGCACCGGCGGTGATCGCGGTCGCGGTGGTCGCGCAGCTGCTGCTGCACGCATCGGTGCTGCCCGCGCAGCGTGCCGGCGGCGCACAGCAGGCAGGCCGCGCGCCGCAGCCGGGCACGCCGCTGGCGGTCGCGCGATAG
- the hpxZ gene encoding oxalurate catabolism protein HpxZ has translation MIVDAPEVLAEVQAAFAAYERALMADDVAALDRLFHDAPTTVRYGVGETLYGAEAIRAFRHGRGGSPQRQLLRVQIVAYGRDFATADAEFLREGATRRGRQSQSWVRFADGWKVVSAHVSLQGDHA, from the coding sequence ATGATCGTCGACGCGCCCGAGGTGCTGGCCGAAGTGCAGGCGGCGTTCGCCGCCTACGAGCGCGCGCTGATGGCCGACGATGTCGCCGCATTGGACCGGCTGTTCCACGATGCGCCGACCACGGTGCGCTACGGTGTCGGCGAAACGCTGTACGGCGCCGAGGCGATCCGCGCGTTCCGCCATGGTCGTGGCGGTTCGCCGCAGCGTCAGCTGTTGCGGGTGCAGATCGTCGCCTATGGGCGCGACTTCGCCACCGCCGATGCCGAGTTCCTGCGCGAAGGCGCCACCCGCCGCGGCCGCCAGAGCCAGAGCTGGGTGCGTTTCGCCGACGGCTGGAAGGTGGTGTCGGCGCACGTGTCGCTGCAGGGCGACCACGCATGA
- the uraD gene encoding 2-oxo-4-hydroxy-4-carboxy-5-ureidoimidazoline decarboxylase, translating into MNAADWNALSSAAFVARLHALFEHSPWVVERAAARRPFADLHAGLLQVLHAASADEQLALIRAHPELAGKAAIDGSLTAASAAEQAQAGLDRLTAEEFARFHALNAAYRARFDFPFVICVRLTDKAGILAAMQARLANARDAEIATALDEIGKIVRLRLEGLR; encoded by the coding sequence ATGAACGCCGCCGACTGGAATGCGCTGTCCTCTGCCGCGTTCGTCGCCCGCCTGCACGCGCTGTTCGAGCATTCGCCGTGGGTGGTGGAACGCGCGGCGGCGCGGCGTCCGTTCGCCGATCTGCATGCGGGCCTGCTGCAGGTGCTGCATGCGGCCAGCGCCGACGAGCAGCTGGCGCTGATCCGCGCGCATCCGGAACTGGCCGGCAAGGCTGCGATCGACGGCAGCCTGACCGCGGCCTCGGCCGCCGAGCAGGCGCAGGCCGGGCTGGACCGGCTCACCGCCGAGGAGTTCGCGCGCTTCCATGCGCTCAATGCGGCCTACCGCGCGCGCTTCGATTTCCCGTTCGTGATCTGCGTGCGGCTGACCGACAAGGCCGGGATTCTCGCGGCGATGCAGGCGCGGCTGGCGAACGCGCGCGACGCCGAGATCGCCACCGCGCTCGACGAGATCGGCAAGATCGTGCGCTTGCGCCTGGAGGGTTTGCGGTGA
- the puuE gene encoding allantoinase PuuE produces the protein MSAVRDLVGYGAQPPDPQWPGGARVALQFVINYEEGAENNVLNGDAGSEAFLSEMVGAHSQPGARAMAMESLYEYGSRAGFWRLQRLFAARGVPVTVFGVAQALAANPEAVQAMRDADWEIASHGWRWIDYQQVPEATERAHIAAAIALHTQVTGARPLGWYQGRTSPNTARLVAEEGGFVYDADSYADDLPYYDRRHGRAQLVVPYTLDANDMKFVAYNGFADGEPFFRYLRDSFEQLCAEGGRMMSVGLHGRIAGRPARALALARFVDHALASGQAWIARRIDIAHHWQQVHPA, from the coding sequence GTGAGCGCGGTGCGCGACCTGGTCGGCTACGGCGCGCAGCCGCCGGACCCGCAGTGGCCGGGCGGTGCGCGGGTGGCGCTGCAGTTCGTGATCAATTACGAGGAAGGCGCCGAGAACAATGTGCTCAACGGCGATGCCGGCTCGGAGGCGTTCCTGTCGGAGATGGTCGGCGCGCATAGCCAGCCGGGTGCGCGGGCGATGGCGATGGAGAGCCTGTACGAATACGGCAGCCGTGCCGGTTTCTGGCGGCTGCAGCGGCTGTTCGCCGCGCGCGGCGTGCCGGTGACGGTGTTCGGTGTGGCGCAGGCTTTGGCCGCCAATCCCGAAGCGGTACAGGCGATGCGCGACGCCGATTGGGAGATCGCCAGCCATGGCTGGCGCTGGATCGATTACCAGCAGGTGCCGGAGGCGACCGAGCGCGCGCATATCGCCGCAGCGATCGCGCTGCACACGCAAGTCACCGGCGCGCGCCCGCTGGGTTGGTACCAGGGCCGCACCAGTCCCAATACCGCGCGGCTGGTGGCCGAGGAGGGCGGCTTCGTCTACGACGCCGACAGCTACGCCGACGACCTGCCGTACTACGACCGCCGCCACGGCCGCGCGCAGCTGGTGGTGCCGTACACGCTGGATGCCAACGACATGAAGTTCGTCGCCTACAACGGCTTCGCCGACGGCGAACCGTTCTTTCGCTACCTGCGCGACAGCTTCGAGCAACTGTGCGCCGAAGGCGGGCGGATGATGTCAGTGGGCCTGCACGGGCGCATCGCCGGGCGCCCGGCGCGGGCGCTGGCGCTGGCCCGCTTCGTCGATCATGCGCTGGCCAGCGGCCAGGCCTGGATCGCACGGCGCATCGACATCGCCCACCACTGGCAGCAGGTGCACCCGGCATGA
- the xdhB gene encoding xanthine dehydrogenase molybdopterin binding subunit produces the protein MADGPAAAASPPQVHRSLRHDSAQAHVSGQARYIDDLPEPPGLLHLAFGLSEHAHARLLRVDLAPVRAAPGVVAVFAAADIPGENNVAPVAHDDPLFASDAVLYHGQPLFVVAADSHAAARRAARLARVEYAPLPALLSIAQARAAGAVLEPAQRMARGGDVEAALAAAPRSCSGALEIGGQEHFYLEGQVAVALPGEQGQLHVLSSTQHPSEVQHLIADLLGLGSADVTVEVRRMGGAFGGKETQAAAPAAACALVAALTGRPAKLRYDRDDDMRITGKRHDFLVDYRAGFDDDGRILALRLELASRCGATTDLSLAINDRAMFHADNCYWLPVVEIVSHRFRTHTVSNTAFRGFGGPQGMLAIERVLDAVAAALGRDALAVRRANLYAAPDRNVTPYGMTVEDNVAPALIEELAARTDYVARQAAVAAFNARHRVLKKGLALTPVKFGISFTTSHLNQAGALVLVYADGSVQLNHGGTEMGQGLMIKVAQIVADVFGIETERVRITATRTDKVPNTSATAASSGTDLNGMAAYNAASAIRARLAALAAERGGVAPEQVRFAAGKVSAGSLALDFGALCRQAHMARISLAASGYYATPKIHYDRASHRGRPFYYFAYGAALSEVVIDTLTGEHKVLAVDVLHDVGRSLNPAIDLGQIEGGFIQGMGWLTTEELVYDAHGRLLTHAPSTYKIPTASDRPARMDIRLWEAGRNSEATIHRSKAVGEPPLMLAISVFCALTQAVAAAAPGADVPALDAPATPERILAAIAARRADAR, from the coding sequence ATGGCTGACGGCCCGGCCGCCGCCGCATCGCCGCCGCAGGTGCATCGCTCGCTGCGCCACGACAGCGCGCAGGCGCACGTCAGCGGCCAGGCGCGCTACATCGACGACCTGCCCGAGCCGCCCGGCCTGCTGCATCTGGCGTTCGGCCTGAGCGAACACGCGCATGCGCGGCTGCTGCGCGTGGACCTGGCGCCGGTACGCGCGGCGCCCGGCGTGGTGGCGGTGTTCGCCGCCGCCGACATTCCCGGCGAGAACAATGTCGCCCCGGTCGCGCACGACGATCCGCTGTTCGCCAGCGACGCAGTGCTCTATCACGGCCAGCCGCTGTTCGTGGTCGCCGCCGACAGCCATGCCGCGGCGCGGCGCGCGGCACGCCTGGCGCGGGTCGAGTACGCGCCGCTGCCGGCGCTGCTCAGCATCGCCCAGGCGCGCGCCGCCGGCGCGGTGCTGGAACCGGCGCAGCGCATGGCGCGCGGCGGCGACGTCGAGGCTGCACTGGCGGCGGCGCCGCGAAGCTGCAGTGGCGCGCTGGAGATCGGCGGGCAGGAGCATTTCTATCTGGAAGGGCAGGTCGCGGTGGCCCTGCCCGGCGAGCAGGGCCAGCTGCATGTGCTGTCCTCGACCCAGCACCCGAGCGAGGTGCAGCACCTGATCGCGGACCTGCTCGGGCTGGGCAGCGCCGACGTGACCGTGGAAGTGCGGCGCATGGGCGGTGCGTTCGGCGGCAAGGAGACCCAGGCGGCGGCGCCGGCGGCGGCCTGCGCGCTGGTCGCGGCGCTGACCGGGCGCCCGGCCAAGCTGCGCTACGACCGCGACGACGACATGCGCATCACCGGCAAGCGCCACGACTTCCTGGTCGACTACCGCGCCGGCTTCGACGACGACGGCCGCATCCTGGCGCTGCGCCTGGAACTGGCCTCGCGCTGCGGCGCCACCACCGATCTGTCGCTGGCGATCAACGACCGTGCGATGTTCCATGCCGACAACTGCTACTGGCTGCCGGTGGTGGAGATCGTCTCGCACCGATTCCGCACGCACACCGTGTCCAACACCGCGTTCCGCGGCTTCGGCGGGCCGCAGGGCATGCTGGCGATCGAGCGGGTGCTGGACGCGGTCGCCGCCGCGCTGGGCCGCGATGCGCTGGCGGTGCGCCGCGCCAATCTGTACGCGGCGCCGGACCGCAACGTCACTCCGTACGGCATGACCGTGGAGGACAACGTCGCACCGGCGCTGATCGAGGAACTGGCCGCGCGCACCGATTACGTGGCGCGGCAGGCGGCGGTGGCCGCGTTCAACGCGCGCCACCGGGTGCTGAAGAAGGGCCTGGCGCTGACCCCGGTGAAGTTCGGCATCAGCTTCACCACCAGCCACCTCAACCAGGCCGGCGCGCTGGTACTGGTCTATGCCGACGGCTCGGTGCAGCTCAACCACGGCGGCACCGAGATGGGCCAGGGGCTGATGATCAAGGTCGCGCAGATCGTTGCCGACGTGTTCGGCATCGAGACGGAGCGCGTGCGCATCACCGCCACGCGCACCGACAAGGTGCCCAATACCTCGGCCACCGCGGCGTCTTCGGGCACCGACCTCAACGGCATGGCCGCCTACAACGCGGCCAGCGCGATCCGCGCGCGCCTGGCCGCGCTGGCCGCCGAGCGCGGCGGCGTGGCGCCGGAGCAGGTGCGTTTCGCCGCCGGCAAGGTCAGCGCGGGCAGCCTGGCGCTGGACTTCGGCGCACTGTGCCGGCAGGCGCATATGGCGCGCATCTCGCTGGCCGCCAGCGGCTACTACGCCACGCCGAAGATCCATTACGACCGCGCCAGCCACCGCGGTCGCCCGTTCTACTACTTCGCCTACGGCGCGGCGCTGAGCGAAGTGGTGATCGACACGCTGACCGGCGAGCACAAGGTGCTGGCGGTGGACGTGCTGCACGACGTCGGCCGTTCGCTGAATCCGGCGATCGACCTGGGCCAGATCGAGGGCGGCTTCATCCAGGGCATGGGCTGGCTGACCACCGAGGAGCTGGTCTACGACGCGCACGGCCGGCTGCTCACGCATGCGCCATCGACCTACAAGATTCCCACCGCCAGCGACCGCCCGGCGCGCATGGACATCCGCCTGTGGGAAGCCGGCCGCAACAGCGAGGCGACCATCCATCGCTCCAAGGCGGTCGGCGAACCGCCGCTGATGCTGGCGATCTCGGTGTTCTGCGCGCTGACCCAGGCGGTGGCCGCGGCGGCGCCGGGCGCGGACGTGCCGGCGCTGGACGCGCCGGCCACGCCGGAGCGGATCCTGGCCGCGATCGCGGCACGGCGCGCCGATGCGCGCTGA
- a CDS encoding FAD/NAD(P)-binding protein encodes MQALSAQVARELQWLGHGGPDWTRPQRHGAEHVYDVVVVGGGQSGLGAAFGLLRERISNLLVIDENPAGQEGPWVTYARMVTLRTPKELSALDFGMPSLTFRAYWEARHGAAAWDALGKIARADWMDYLRWYREVLGLPVRNQARLLRIEPLPAQRLQRLHLAGGDSLLARKVVLATGIQGGGQWHVPPLVARTLPRSRYAHTSEAIDYAALAGRRIGILGGGASAFDNAQHALAAGVGEVHVFLRRAELPRVNPIRHMERSGIIPRFAALPDADKYAMMASFFRHNQPPTNDTFERAAAWPNFRLHLGSPWQHVTEDADGVAVTTPHACLQFDFVVLSTGLVTDPALRPELAAVADGIVRWSDRYRPPQGQGVPLLDAHPYLGPGFELLPRTPAHAPALHGLFAFNYSALLSLGLSAAALSGLKHALPRLVKAVADQLFLDEREAIVGAYLDYAEPEFVGQWPLPQPEQCVG; translated from the coding sequence TTGCAGGCGCTGTCGGCGCAGGTCGCGCGCGAGCTGCAGTGGCTCGGCCATGGCGGCCCCGACTGGACCCGCCCGCAGCGGCACGGCGCCGAACATGTCTACGACGTGGTCGTCGTCGGCGGCGGGCAGAGCGGTCTGGGCGCGGCGTTCGGGCTGCTGCGCGAGCGCATCTCCAACCTGCTGGTGATCGACGAGAATCCGGCCGGCCAGGAAGGCCCGTGGGTCACCTACGCGCGCATGGTCACCCTGCGCACGCCGAAGGAACTGAGCGCGCTGGACTTCGGCATGCCGTCGCTGACCTTCCGCGCTTACTGGGAAGCGCGCCACGGCGCGGCCGCCTGGGACGCGCTGGGCAAGATCGCGCGCGCCGACTGGATGGACTACCTGCGCTGGTACCGCGAGGTGCTCGGCCTGCCGGTGCGCAACCAGGCGCGGCTGCTGCGCATCGAACCGCTGCCGGCGCAGCGCCTGCAGCGGCTGCACCTGGCCGGCGGCGACAGCCTGCTCGCGCGCAAGGTGGTGCTGGCGACCGGGATCCAGGGCGGCGGGCAATGGCACGTGCCGCCGCTGGTGGCGCGGACGCTGCCGCGCTCGCGCTACGCGCACACCTCCGAGGCGATCGACTACGCGGCCCTGGCCGGGCGCCGCATCGGCATCCTCGGCGGCGGCGCCTCGGCCTTCGACAACGCCCAGCACGCGCTGGCCGCAGGCGTCGGCGAGGTGCACGTGTTCCTGCGCCGCGCCGAACTGCCGCGGGTCAATCCGATCCGGCACATGGAGCGCAGCGGCATCATCCCGCGCTTCGCCGCGCTGCCCGACGCCGACAAGTACGCGATGATGGCCAGCTTCTTCCGCCACAACCAGCCGCCGACCAACGACACCTTCGAGCGCGCCGCGGCCTGGCCCAATTTCCGCCTGCATCTGGGCAGTCCTTGGCAGCACGTGACCGAAGACGCCGACGGCGTGGCGGTGACCACGCCGCACGCGTGCCTGCAGTTCGATTTCGTGGTGCTGTCCACCGGCCTGGTCACCGATCCGGCGCTGCGCCCGGAACTGGCCGCGGTGGCCGACGGCATCGTGCGCTGGTCTGACCGCTACCGGCCGCCGCAAGGGCAGGGCGTGCCGCTGCTCGACGCGCACCCCTACCTGGGGCCGGGCTTCGAACTGCTGCCGCGCACGCCCGCGCATGCGCCGGCGCTGCATGGCCTGTTCGCATTCAACTATTCGGCGCTGCTGAGCCTGGGCCTGTCGGCAGCGGCGCTGTCCGGTCTCAAGCACGCGTTGCCGCGCCTGGTGAAGGCGGTCGCCGATCAGTTGTTCCTGGACGAGCGCGAGGCGATCGTCGGCGCCTACCTGGACTACGCCGAACCCGAATTCGTCGGCCAATGGCCGTTGCCGCAACCGGAGCAATGCGTCGGATGA
- the uraH gene encoding hydroxyisourate hydrolase yields MSTLSTHVLDLSRGVPAAGVALRLFAGQTLLHAGVTDADGRCPALRELSLAAGCYRLEFVVADYFRGQGVALPEPPFLDVVPIAFGLAAAAHYHVPLLVSPFGYSTYRGS; encoded by the coding sequence ATGAGCACGCTATCGACCCATGTGCTGGACCTGAGCCGCGGCGTGCCCGCCGCCGGCGTCGCGCTGCGCCTGTTCGCCGGGCAGACGCTGCTGCACGCCGGCGTCACCGATGCCGATGGGCGCTGCCCGGCGCTACGCGAATTGAGCCTGGCGGCGGGATGCTATCGGCTGGAATTCGTAGTGGCCGACTACTTCCGCGGCCAGGGCGTGGCCTTGCCCGAGCCGCCGTTCCTGGACGTGGTGCCGATCGCGTTCGGCCTGGCCGCTGCCGCGCATTACCACGTGCCGCTGCTGGTCTCGCCGTTCGGTTATTCCACCTATCGGGGCAGCTGA
- the xdhA gene encoding xanthine dehydrogenase small subunit, which translates to MDAVRFLLDGQLLELDAGDPTASVLDLLRYRLGRTGSKEGCAEGDCGACTVLVGELAGADGDERVRWRALNACILFVPMLDGKALLTVESLATGGALHPLQDELVQRHGSQCGFCTPGFVMSLYARSIGALGTEQAAVADVIAGNLCRCTGYGPILEAGAAVPLAPRDDADTLIGLRALRRRTALTQAHADAAAGRVRRSVAPRSADELAALLLERPDARLVAGATDVGLWVTKQQRVLDDVVFIGDIPELRELHDTPDGLNIGACVRYSEAHAALAALHPALGELLRRIGGTQVRNAGTIGGNIANGSPIGDMPPALIALGAMLTLRHGDARRALPLEEFFLAYGRQARLPGEFVESVYVPRPAAATLYRVDKLSKRFDSDISAVCGAFALHIDDGVVIQARIAFGGMAGIPQRARGAEQVLLGQPWSEATIEAAAATLAQDFSPLSDARGSAAYRLAVAANLLRRLWIGHAHPHEPLSVLALELVDG; encoded by the coding sequence ATGGACGCGGTGCGGTTCCTGCTCGATGGGCAATTGCTGGAACTGGATGCGGGAGACCCGACCGCCAGCGTGCTCGATCTGCTGCGCTACCGGCTCGGCCGTACCGGCAGCAAGGAAGGTTGCGCCGAGGGCGATTGCGGCGCGTGCACGGTGCTGGTCGGCGAACTGGCCGGCGCCGATGGCGACGAGCGGGTGCGCTGGCGCGCGCTCAACGCCTGCATCCTGTTCGTGCCGATGCTCGACGGCAAGGCGTTGCTGACGGTGGAGAGCCTGGCCACCGGCGGTGCGCTGCATCCGCTGCAGGACGAACTGGTGCAACGTCACGGCTCGCAATGCGGCTTCTGCACGCCGGGCTTCGTGATGTCGTTGTACGCGCGCAGTATCGGCGCGTTGGGCACCGAGCAGGCGGCGGTGGCCGACGTGATCGCCGGCAATCTGTGCCGTTGCACCGGCTATGGCCCGATCCTGGAGGCCGGTGCGGCGGTGCCGCTCGCGCCGCGCGACGATGCGGACACGCTGATCGGCTTGCGCGCGCTGCGCCGCCGCACCGCACTGACGCAGGCGCATGCCGATGCGGCCGCCGGCCGCGTGCGCCGCAGCGTCGCCCCGCGCAGCGCCGACGAACTAGCCGCATTGCTGCTGGAACGTCCCGACGCGCGCCTGGTCGCTGGCGCGACCGATGTCGGCCTGTGGGTCACCAAACAACAACGCGTGCTCGACGATGTGGTGTTCATCGGCGACATCCCCGAGTTGCGCGAATTGCACGACACGCCCGATGGCCTGAACATCGGCGCCTGCGTGCGCTACAGCGAAGCGCATGCCGCATTGGCCGCGTTGCACCCGGCGCTGGGCGAGCTGCTGCGGCGTATCGGCGGGACCCAGGTGCGCAATGCCGGCACCATCGGTGGCAACATCGCCAACGGCTCGCCGATCGGCGACATGCCGCCGGCGCTGATCGCGCTCGGTGCCATGCTGACCTTGCGCCATGGCGATGCGCGACGCGCCTTGCCCCTTGAGGAGTTCTTCCTGGCCTACGGCCGCCAGGCGCGGCTGCCGGGCGAGTTCGTCGAAAGCGTCTACGTGCCGCGCCCGGCGGCCGCCACGCTGTACCGCGTGGACAAGCTCAGCAAGCGCTTCGACAGCGACATCTCCGCGGTCTGCGGTGCGTTCGCGCTGCACATCGATGATGGGGTGGTGATCCAGGCGCGGATCGCCTTCGGCGGCATGGCCGGCATTCCGCAGCGCGCGCGTGGCGCCGAACAGGTCTTGCTCGGGCAGCCATGGAGCGAGGCGACGATCGAGGCCGCTGCGGCCACGCTGGCGCAGGACTTCAGTCCGCTCAGCGATGCGCGCGGCTCGGCGGCGTATCGCCTCGCTGTGGCCGCGAACCTGCTGCGGCGGCTGTGGATCGGGCACGCGCATCCGCACGAACCGCTGTCGGTGCTGGCGCTGGAGCTGGTCGATGGCTGA